The genomic window CCGATAATGGGTGGTTTAGAAAAACTGACTGGGAATTCCAAAAATACATCCAGTTCAAACGCTTCAAAAAACTCAATCTCAAATAGCTCAAGGTTACTCTATCCAGGTTCTGAACCCCTTGAAACGGATAAGTTTGACAAAGAATTGGGCGGAGATAGCTCGCTACTACAAGCTCCTCAGATTCCGGCAAAGTCTCAACCAGTCTTTAACCGCACTAATCCAGATGCCAAGCTTTTAGAAAGAGCTGGTGCAGTGTTTAAAGATGCCTCTCAATTCATTACAGAAGGTGTTGAAGAATCCTCTAGCGGCGCGGAAATGCAACCCAAATCGCCCGTAATGAGTGCGATAGAGAATTTGACGGGTAATTCCAGCACGCCAACCAAATCAGCGCCCAAGGAATATAAATCACCGGCAGATACTTCTACGGGTAATTCCAGCACATCTCATTCCAGCAATTCAACCAAATCAGCGCCCAAGGAAAAGGAATATAAATCACCGGCAAGGTAATTCTCTTGTTTCTTGATCTCAGCAACCGAAGGTGAATTTGAGGAACCCGTTTTGTTACAAAACGGGTTCTTCTACTGTTGATTTTTTCCGGTCAATTTCTTGGTGAATGCTTGATGTGGACATAAGACGGGGAACGTGCCGGTGTTAGAGGTGTACTCTGCGCCGCGCACAAATGCGCTGCTCCCCAAGCTAAATTTGGCATAAAACTGGGGTGTGCATCTTCAGTGCTTTTTAGCGTCACACCAAAGCTAAATCGACTCGCCGGCAAGAATGTGACTTCCGATAGAGGCAGCGCACACACTCGCAATATTATGCTTGAGAGGTGTAAGGGACAGATAGCCTTTTACCACAAAATTAGTACAAAGTTAGTAAATAATACCGCGACAGAGATGATTCTAAAGCGGTTTGATTCGATCAACCTCAACAACGGAGTATGTCTATGAAGAAAGTGATTGCATTCGTAAAAAACCTGCGACTAAGCCACATTTTTAGTCTATTTTTAGCCGGCCTGATGGTATTTTTCACCATGCCTGCCGCTAACGCGGGAATCTTCGGCTTTGGGGACAGTGGCAAGACTTCCGACCAAATCAGGGAAGAAGTTCCTAAAGAGGTCATGGGCAATGAATACCAAGGTGGTATGAACGAGTACCGCGACACTGATCCCAGAAGAGATCCCTCCGCAGCCGACGCCAAAGCCAAAGGTTTAATTGACAACGCTCAGCAGAATATCAAGAACAGAACCGGCAATCCCGCAGAAGCAATCAAGCGTGCGATTAATGATGCACCAGAGGCAGCCGACAATGTAAAGGAAGGCGCTGACAAGGCGGTTAATAGAGTTCAGCGTAATGCCGAAAGTTTTGCCGACAGAACTCAAAAGGGTACCGAGAATTTAAAAGAAAATACTCAAGACGCCCTTGATGGAAGCAAGGAAGCCACTGACAAGGCTGCTAGCGGTGTCAAATCTAAAGTCAGCGAAGACGTTTCTAATACCAAGCAAGCTTTAGACAAGGCTGCTGGTGGTGTTAAATCTAAAGTCAGCGAAGACGTTTCTAATACCAAGCAAGCCGTAGACAAAGCTGCTAAAAATCTCGATTAATTAACTCGATTAATTAACGAGCGCCATAAAAAATCTCTTTCCGGAACAGGCAAGTTTGCCTATTGATTATCCAAACTTGCCTGAGATTTTTTTAACATTGTTTCGCCTGGTTGGAAAAACTTAAAGTTGCTGATTCTTTTCAGTTAATATCAGATAAAAAAAAGAAGGCCGGCATAACCCAGTAAGCAAAAAACTTGAAAAAAAGTTTTATAAATAAAAAGTTGCTAAATAATAAATTGTAGCTTTCAAGATTCTTAAATATTAATCTAAAGATAAATAACCCCACAAAAATCCGTTGTAAACGGTTATCTTTTTAGTAGGTTAAGTTAGAAATTAATTAGATAAAACACAAAATTTTATTCCTATAAAATTTCTAATTAAAGATGCAATTGTTTTAAAATTATGCTTAAATGAAAGAAGAAAAAAAGAGTTGAGTTGAGTCAAAAATCCTTCTCTCTACATTCAAAAAACCTTATTAGGAGAAACCTCATGAATCGATTAATTTCTTTGCTACAAAGCATTCGCTTGCGTCAAGTTGTTACGGTTGTTATGGCAGCCATTACAATTTTTGTGAGTTCTGCTTTTGGCAACGGCAACGAGCTTCAAGCTCAAGCTGTTCAAATACTCAATCGTACCGATGCTTCGGCTGAGCAAGTAGACAGCGCTACTATCAAGAGAATTCAAGACAAGGCTGAAGATATCAATAGTGACAAGATCGGTGACACCGGCTTGAAAAACCTTAAGAATTTAGGCAAGAATATCCCCAAAGTGATCAAGCAGAATGCTGAAGAAACGCTGAATCCTGATAACCCCAGCGCTCCTGGCACAAGAACTCCTACCAAGTCCGACCGAAAGTAAATCCGGAAGCGATAAAAATTTAGTTTCTTGAGCAATGGTTGTCGGGAGATTCTCTAACAACTGAAGCTTGACTGAAAGACAGGGAGACAAAAAACTCCGCTCTTGCTAAGAAGGGCGGAGTTGTTTCTGTCTAGATAACTTTTGCGTTTTACTGCTGACTTTGGCTATACCAAGTTTGTAAAACGATGCGATGCACTTCACGCCAACTGAGATTGTGCTGTTTTGCCAATTGAGCGCAATCTTCGTATTCAGGTTGCACGTTAGTAATGGTATCCCCAGACTTGGCAACCTTGACGCGCACCTCTCCTAAAGGTGTCTGCACCGGCTCTATTTCTCGCTGCAAAATTGCTCGTTCCTGAGTCAGCCGGCGAATACCTAAGGTTGTTGTTTCCCGAAAAATCGTCGCCTCACAAGCAGCCTGATTTGCCGGCAGACAAATTACTGTCAGCAAAATCCCAGGTCGGCATTTTTTCATCCCGATTGATTGGGTGAACACATCTAACGCGCCGGCATCAAATAAGGCATCAAAGACATAACCAATCGCTTGCGGACTCAGATCGTCTATTTGTGTTTCCAGTACCGAAACAATTTGGCTCTCATTTGTCTTTTCTTTTTGACCATTTGCCAAAGACAAAGGACGCATAACCATTGAGTTCCCAATAGCTAAGCTAGCAGAAATTACCTGTTCAGCTTTGCCCTTTTTCCCTTTTATTTTAACTTTTAACTTTTTGCCTTTGACTTTTTTTCCAATCCACAAACGTAGGATATTTGGAATTGCCAACTGGCGAGTACCGGCACCCGATCCCAGGCGATTTATCGCCATAGCCGGCACAGAACCAAAACCTTTTGCTAAAGTAACCGCAATTGCAGCACCCGTTGGCGTTACCAACTCCCGCTCAATACCATTGCTGTAAACCGGCACCTGCCTCATTTCCCACAACTTCAATACTGCCGGCGTTGGCACCGGCAACTCGCCATGTGCTGCCCTCACCGTACCGCCGCCGGTGGGTAAAGCAGAGCAATACAGCTCATCAATTCCCAGCCAATCTAACCCCAAACAGGTGCCCACAATATCCACAATCGCATCCGTAGCACCCACCTCGTGGAAATGCACCCGCTCAGGGGGAATGCCATGCACCGCCCCTTCTGCCGCTGCTAGCTTGCGAAATACCGCTAAACTCCATGCTTGCGCCCGTGCCGGCAACCGAGCTGAGGCAATCATCCGCTCAATCTCTGGCAGATGACGCGTATGGCTGTGGTTGGTATTAGCCTCGTGCCGGTGATCCAGGTTGTGATTTTCGCCGTGGGGGTGATGATTACTAAACGTTGGCGGTTCAGCCGGCTCGTCACTTGCCAGAGGTAGAACTGCCGCAGAATCCGCTGAAACAGAATGCAAAACTGTCTGTTTTAAGTCAACATAAACTTTAGTGGCTTGCTGACCATTGCGATGGACAAGTTCAGCGCGTAACTGGTACTCTTCAGAAATGCCCAAACCGTTCAACTTTTCGATGAGGTAATCTAAAGGAACGCCCGCACTAACGAGAGCACCGAGGCACATATCACCAGCAATGCCGGTGGGACATTCGAGGTAAGCGATTTTCTTCATTGTTCATTGAGAATGGGGAGAACTGCACTCAATACTCAACACTCAACTCTATTGTTATGGCTACTGTTTACCAAATTCATCCCGACACACCCCAAGCACGCAAAATCGAGGAAATTAAGGATGCGCTTCGGAATGGAGCAGTCATGCTATATCCCACCGATACAGTGTATGCCATTGGTTGCGACCTCAACGTTAAGGCAGCAGTAGAGCGCGTGCGGCGCATCAAGCAGCTATCCAACGACAAGCCCCTCACCTTCCTGTGCCCTTCCCTCTCGAATGTGGCGCACTACGCCGTGGTGACAAATGAAGCTTATCGCCTCATGAAGCATTTGATACCCGGAACCTACACATTCTTGATGCCGGCAACTAAATTAGTGCCCAAGCTTGTGATGAACCCCAAGCGTAAAACCACCGGCATTCGCGTTCCCGATCATGCAGTGTGTCAGTCGTTGTTACAGTCGCTGGGCAATCCCATCATTTCTACCTCAGCTCACTTGCTGAATGATGATGAAACAAAGCCGGCGCTCGACAACCCCCCTGGGCGGGCAGAACTGTTTGATCGGCTAGAAAAATTAGTGGATGTGATCGTGGACAGTGGCCAAGAGCCAGGATATCAGGTTTCCACCATTTTAGATTTAACCGGCCCAGAAGCCGTGGTTGTGCGACAAGGTTTAGGATGGCAAGCCGTAGCTACTTGGGTGTCAGGCGTCAGCGAGTAGGGAATCAGGAATTGGGCTTTTCTCCCCCTCCTTCCCTCACTTCCTCACCCACTCATCACTCAGCACTCCCCTCACTTCTTTGCTCAGTATCCTGATGCGTGGGTTGCGAGAAGGAAGAGAAGCTTTGTATTCAGCGATACTAAGGCTCAAGCCAGACACGGTTGGAGAGCGCCAGCGACACAGAAAGGCGAGCAACCTCTAACTCACAAATGATTGAATCTACAGGCTTTTTTCGTTTAAGCTGACCAGCCGAATTCAATCACTACAATGACCTTTTTGAATCTCTTCTATAAATGTGACAGTTGTTGTGCCGGTTTGGGGAACGTAGACCAGTTGAGCAATCGTCCACTACACTGAGGGGTGAAACCCCCCATCTATCTAACTGGTTGGCAAGCGGTCTTTATGGCAGAGAGTGATTATCCAGCAAGGGTTTGCGCCCCTGGAGACGAGAGGGATTTCGGATATCCGTATAAGGCCGGCAAACAGTTACTTTCGAGGGTGGCAACTCGATATCGCATAGGTTGGGTTAGTGCCACAGCGGCGTCACCGCAGACAATGACAGTTTCATACAGTCGAAGAGTAGAAAGTTAAGAGACGGTGCGGCGGGTGAAACTCACTCCTCACACGCTTCCTCCCCTAACTGCCTACGACTTTATTACTGTTTGTCGCTACGGTGCGTCCCCAGAGGCAAAATCATGAACTCCCCACTTGCAAATTCCTTCTACCAAACTTCCAACAATTTCAGCATCAACCCTGCACCATCCGGTACTCCCAATAATGCTCCTCGGCAGGGCAACGAGTCAGAACCCCTAGAAATGAATTCCCTAGGAGGAATCGACACCCAAACCCTAGCCAACCAGCTTGTCCGGGAACTGCACGAAAAAATCCAATCATCTTCCAGAAGCGTGCCGGCAGTCGCCATGCGAATTGCCAAGGAAATCGAGCGGATTTGCCAAAAAAGCGCCCGCATCCAAAACTCCGGTCAAGTTCACTCTTGGCAGCAAGTCTTGGCACGGCACCGGATGCAAAAATGCCTAGATTACTATCAACTCGGTTCCAAACAAGGCCGCGTGGAACTGCACAGCACCCTCAGTTCAATGGTTTATCGCCATGTTGCCCCGTTACGCTCACGCTTGGGCTTTCAAGGCCGCTACAACCTGATCGAAGACTTCCTGCAAGGCTTCTATATGGAATCTTTACGAGCTTTCCGCCGGGAAAACCAACTCACTGAAGATTACACGCCGCGCACCCAGCTTGAACTGGCCGAGTATATGGCCTTTACCGAACACTTTGCCAAGCGTCGGATCAACTTGCCCGGTCGGGGTGCCCAACAGTTGGTGGTGCTGCGTGCTCAAGGGTTCGCCAACAACCAGCCGGCTGAGACAGTCCTTGATATTGAACAAGCGATTGAATTCCCCAAAGGCGAAGATGCAGAAGTGCAAAATCGCTCTCACGCCGCGCAACAAGTGCGAGAACAGATGATCTCCGAAACGATTGACCCCGCTGAGGCCGTTTTGCGGGATCGGGTTGTCGCCGAACTCGTACAATATCTGGAATCTCAAGGTCAATCGGACTGTGTAGATTACCTGGTCTTAAAACTTCAAGACATGGCTGCACAAGAAATTGATGAAGTCCTCAATCTGAGTTCACGTCAGCGGGACTACCTGCAACAGCGCTTTAAGTACCACGTTGAAAAGTTTGCTCGCTCTCACAATTGGAAACTGGTGCATCAGTGGTTGGGTGCGGATCTGGATCAAAATTTGGGAATGCCTCCCCAACAGTGGG from Microcoleus sp. FACHB-672 includes these protein-coding regions:
- the larC gene encoding nickel pincer cofactor biosynthesis protein LarC yields the protein MKKIAYLECPTGIAGDMCLGALVSAGVPLDYLIEKLNGLGISEEYQLRAELVHRNGQQATKVYVDLKQTVLHSVSADSAAVLPLASDEPAEPPTFSNHHPHGENHNLDHRHEANTNHSHTRHLPEIERMIASARLPARAQAWSLAVFRKLAAAEGAVHGIPPERVHFHEVGATDAIVDIVGTCLGLDWLGIDELYCSALPTGGGTVRAAHGELPVPTPAVLKLWEMRQVPVYSNGIERELVTPTGAAIAVTLAKGFGSVPAMAINRLGSGAGTRQLAIPNILRLWIGKKVKGKKLKVKIKGKKGKAEQVISASLAIGNSMVMRPLSLANGQKEKTNESQIVSVLETQIDDLSPQAIGYVFDALFDAGALDVFTQSIGMKKCRPGILLTVICLPANQAACEATIFRETTTLGIRRLTQERAILQREIEPVQTPLGEVRVKVAKSGDTITNVQPEYEDCAQLAKQHNLSWREVHRIVLQTWYSQSQQ
- a CDS encoding HetZ-related protein, which encodes MNSPLANSFYQTSNNFSINPAPSGTPNNAPRQGNESEPLEMNSLGGIDTQTLANQLVRELHEKIQSSSRSVPAVAMRIAKEIERICQKSARIQNSGQVHSWQQVLARHRMQKCLDYYQLGSKQGRVELHSTLSSMVYRHVAPLRSRLGFQGRYNLIEDFLQGFYMESLRAFRRENQLTEDYTPRTQLELAEYMAFTEHFAKRRINLPGRGAQQLVVLRAQGFANNQPAETVLDIEQAIEFPKGEDAEVQNRSHAAQQVREQMISETIDPAEAVLRDRVVAELVQYLESQGQSDCVDYLVLKLQDMAAQEIDEVLNLSSRQRDYLQQRFKYHVEKFARSHNWKLVHQWLGADLDQNLGMPPQQWEAFMNKLTPQDRQLLDLKRAQKSEQEIAQVLKCTPKQLQKRWTQLLNLAWEARNSGLVTE
- a CDS encoding L-threonylcarbamoyladenylate synthase, encoding MATVYQIHPDTPQARKIEEIKDALRNGAVMLYPTDTVYAIGCDLNVKAAVERVRRIKQLSNDKPLTFLCPSLSNVAHYAVVTNEAYRLMKHLIPGTYTFLMPATKLVPKLVMNPKRKTTGIRVPDHAVCQSLLQSLGNPIISTSAHLLNDDETKPALDNPPGRAELFDRLEKLVDVIVDSGQEPGYQVSTILDLTGPEAVVVRQGLGWQAVATWVSGVSE